From Rhododendron vialii isolate Sample 1 chromosome 10a, ASM3025357v1, the proteins below share one genomic window:
- the LOC131304867 gene encoding DNA repair protein UVH3 isoform X1, with translation MGVHGLWDLVAPVGRRVSVETLAGKKLAIDASIWMVQFMKAMRDEKGEMVRNAHVLGFFRRICKLLFLRTKPVFVFDGATPALKRRTVIARRRQRENAQTKIRKTAEKLLINHLKAMRLKELANDLEKQRQQNDAKGKKVVIDQVELTGSNAEGINTSPFSCNQEALDEMLAASLAAEDDDSFTGNASTSGVDIPFEEEDEEEEEDEDEEMVLPAMNGKVDPAVLAALPPSMQLDLLVQMRERLMAENRQKYQKVKKAPAKFSELQIQAYLKTVAFRREIDEVRKSASGKGVGGVQTSRIASEANREFLFSSSFTGDKQILTSVGGERHGEKQDQTPLQPPPSDPVESIASTKKSNAETGAVTDDTVFDDDIETYVDERGHVRVSRVRAMGMRMTRDLQRNLDLMKEIEQDTMYTNVIMGSESGFDKNAGGISRNLPDKIQLKKASYQSSDGSVHLDDRGDQSASKNLNSMEISFEDDGGHEYVDDDLFTRLVAGDTVLNSKGSVLPSEKHSCDSDSDIDWEEGVVVEKGNSSLPDVGKETKLSLAEGRINDESDVEWEDGDSTLLNCASTSLAEPSNNASKGALEEDADFQEAIRRSLEDIREQKSSDASCEDENLKEARRMAHEIKGIQENGKPVPNLPQENTLQVDKPSFEVVSGVARLEAEAGMDILSTDDSPVATSMVVDTDSIEGLLDKPFERYPKCHAELFRQDTIEGGNLLGGIGDKKSVPPIGEQGFHLVVEEVKPNAGVQMSTSTTNFGVSSEISDMVSGETPPAIAADAHVNVFEAAAHNLVVGTPQQGESSAKGLRINHDDVQKLPNKNIPDNSAEQKGDENFTLEDDKIKPMEVTEASLEEERINLSRERIDLEDEQRRLERNAESVSSEMFTECQELLQMFGLPYIIAPMEAEAQCAYMELSNLVDGVVTDDSDVFLFGAQNVYKNIFDDRKYVETYFVKDIEKELGLTREQLIRMALLLGSDYTEGVSGIGIVNAIEVMNAFPEEDGLTKFREWIESPDPTILGKLGVQTGSSSRNRGSKVGEDTVSCSNSDMDGLSAPAQTVMQAMDDIQNTKQIFMDKHRNVSKNWHIPSSFPNEAVISAYVSPQVDKSTEPFSWGKPDLFFLRKLCWEKFGWNTQKADELLLPVLKEYNKHETQLRLEAFYTFNERFAKIRSKRINKAVKGITGKTSVEESRDDKSGKSVTGTEDCITRDESNSTHKSAVKLSKKRKNKESEPSEARNIDPVMQTEGRKNTRQKLTARGRGRGRGSERRQANGRGRRIKSSWLEDGENSSDSDCISENEKEKQDKKLGRPRELRKSTRTRNAVKYTSDDDVEIDEPGKASHDEENCSDEEAVKEPFDDHHLVGDTAASTGEKNPHKEEHSSGDYFEMGGGFCSIEEPELKTDEPSVGQNGDPSFEVESFQEYLNMGGGFCLDEDETKEDPHKQASEPATELVSDDSDPHCSNIGEEANPKRRKADALYNEQNSDHLTPRASNNSSSPPESIGQDDSGTPPMKSLSAMPYLRRKRRKS, from the exons ATGGGGGTCCACGGCCTCTGGGACCTCGTAGCCCCCGTCGGCCGCCGCGTCTCCGTTGAAACCCTCGCCGGAAAAAAACTCGCAATCG ATGCGAGCATATGGATGGTCCAGTTCATGAAGGCGATGCGAGACGAGAAGGGAGAGATGGTGAGGAACGCGCACGTGCTAGGGTTCTTCAGGCGGATATGCAAGCTGCTTTTCCTCCGCACGAAACCCGTGTTCGTCTTCGACGGCGCCACGCCGGCTCTCAAGCGGCGGACCGTGATTGCGCGTCGTAGACAGCGGGAGAATGCGCAGACAAAGATCCGGAAGACCGCCGAGAAACTCCTGATCAATCAC CTCAAGGCAATGAGGTTGAAAGAGCTGGCCAATGATCTCGAGAAACAGAGACAGCAGAATGATGCTAAGGGTAAAAAGGTTGTCATAGATCAAGTGGAATTGACAGGAAGTAATGCGGAGGGAATCAATACCTCGCCATTCAGTTGCAACCAGGAAGCACTAGATGAAAT GTTGGCAGCATCCCTTGCGGCGGAGGATGATGATAGTTTTACTGGCAATGCATCAACCTCTGGTGTGGATATCCCATTTGAAGAAgaggacgaagaagaagaagaagacgaagacgaAGAGATGGTACTT CCAGCAATGAATGGAAAAGTTGATCCTGCCGTGTTAGCTGCTTTACCTCCATCAATGCAACTTGATCTTCTTGTTCAG ATGAGGGAGAGATTGATGGCAGAAAACAGACAAAAATATCAGAAGGTCAAAAAG GCCCCTGCGAAGTTTTCAGAATTACAAATACAGGCCTATCTAAAAACCGTTGCTTTCCGCCGGGAGATAGATGAAGTGCGAAAATCCGCTTCTGGGAAGGGAGTAGGTGGTGTCCAGACTTCGCGGATAGCCTCTGAAGCCAATAGAGAATTTCTATTCTCGTCGTCTTTCACTGGGGATAAACA AATTCTCACGTCTGTTGGCGGAGAGAGACATGGTGAGAAGCAAGATCAGACACCATTACAACCTCCTCCTTCAGACCCTGTGGAAAGCATTGCATCTACCAAGAAGTCCAACGCTGAAACTGGAGCAGTCACTGATGACACTGTATTTGATGATGATATTGAGACATATGTGGATGAGAGAGGACATGTTCGAGTCAGTCGAGTGAGAGCTATGGGAATGCGTATGACTCGAGATTTACAAAGGAATTTGGATTTAATGAAAGAGATCGAGCAAGACACAATGTACACAAATGTGATTATGGGGAGTGAGTCTGGTTTCGATAAAAATGCAGGCGGCATCTCAAGAAATCTACCTGATAAAATCCAGCTTAAAAAAGCTTCATATCAGAGTAGTGATGGATCAGTTCACTTAGATGACAGAGGTGATCAATCTGCGTCTAAAAATTTGAACTCGATGGAGATATCCTTTGAGGATGACGGTGGTCACGAATATGTTGATGATGATCTATTTACTCGTTTAGTGGCAGGAGATACAGTACTGAATTCTAAAGGTAGTGTTCTTCCTTCAGAGAAACATTCTTGTGACTCGGATTCAGATATTGATTGGGAAGAAGGGGTGGTTGTAGAGAAAGGTAATAGTTCACTTCCTGATGTTGGAAAGGAAACCAAGCTCTCTCTTGCTGAAGGTCGCATTAATGATGAGAGTGACGTGGAATGGGAGGATGGAGATTCCACTCTTCTTAATTGTGCATCCACATCTCTTGCTGAACCTAGTAATAATGCCTCCAAAGGTGCTTTGGAAGAAGATGCTGATTTTCAGGAAGCAATTAGGAGAAGTCTTGAGGATATAAGGGAACAAAAATCTAGTGATGCATCATGTGAAGATGAGAATTTAAAAGAAGCCAGAAGAATGGCTCATGAGATTAAAGGTATTCAAGAGAATGGTAAGCCTGTGCCTAACTTGCCCCAAGAGAATACTTTGCAAGTAGATAAACCATCATTTGAGGTGGTCAGTGGGGTTGCTAGGTTAGAAGCTGAGGCTGGAATGGATATTTTAAGCACAGATGATTCTCCTGTGGCAACATCAATGGTAGTTGATACTGACAGCATTGAAGGACTGCTAGACAAACCATTTGAAAGGTATCCTAAATGCCATGCTGAACTTTTTCGGCAAGATACAATTGAAGGCGGAAATTTACTTGGAGGAATTGGAGATAAGAAATCCGTCCCTCCTATTGGAGAACAGGGGTTCCACTTGGTTGTGGAGGAAGTGAAACCCAATGCTGGCGTCCAAATGTCCACCTCTACCACTAATTTTGGTGTAAGTTCTGAGATTTCGGATATGGTGTCAGGTGAAACGCCTCCTGCCATAGCTGCTGATGCTCACGTAAATGTCTTTGAAGCTGCAGCGCATAACCTGGTAGTAGGGACACCACAGCAGGGGGAATCTTCTGCTAAGGGATTAAGGATAAACCACGATGATGTACAAAAGTTGCCCAACAAAAATATTCCTGATAACAGTGCTGAGCAGAAAGGGGATGAAAATTTTACTCTTGAGGATGACAAAATAAAGCCGATGGAAGTTACAGAGGCTAGTTTGGAGGAGGAAAGGATAAATCTAAGTAGAGAGCGTATAGACCTAGAAGATGAGCAGAGAAGGCTCGAGCGTAATGCAGAGTCTGTAAGCAGTGAAATGTTTACTGAATGTCAG GAGCTTCTTCAAATGTTTGGCTTGCCATATATTATTGCACCAATGGAAGCTGAAGCTCAGTGTGCATACATGGAACTTTCAAACCTTGTAGATGGTGTGGTTACTGATGACTCTGATGTGTTCTTGTTTGGGGCACAAAATGTTTACAAGAATATATTCGATGACCGCAAATATGTTGAGACCTACTTCGTGAAG GACATTGAGAAGGAGCTTGGCCTAACACGAGAGCAACTAATCCGTATGGCCCTGCTTCTTGGGAGTGATTATACTGAAGGTGTAAG TGGGATAGGTATTGTTAATGCTATTGAAGTTATGAATGCATTTCCTGAGGAAGATGGCCTCACTAAATTTCGGGAGTGGATTGAATCACCAGATCCAACCATTTTAGGAAAGCTCGGTGTGCAAACAGGATCTAGTTCGAGGAATAGAGGGTCAAAAGTTGGTGAAGACACTGTGAGTTGCTCAAATAGCGATATGGATGGACTCTCTGCACCTGCACAGACTGTTATGCAAGCAATGGACGACATCCAGAACACGAAGCAGATCTTCATGGATAAGCAT AGAAATGTGAGCAAAAACTGGCACATTCCTTCATCTTTTCCAAATGAAGCAGTAATTTCTGCTTATGTTTCTCCACAAGTGGACAAGTCAACAGAGCCTTTCTCATGGGGGAAGCCAGATCTTTTCTTTCTTCGCAA ATTGTGTTGGGAAAAGTTTGGATGGAATACGCAGAAGGCGGATGAGTTGCTCTTACCTGTTTTGAAGGAGTACAACAAACATGAg ACTCAACTGCGGTTGGAAGCATTCTACACTTTCAATGAGAGATTTGCAAAAATTCGGAGTAAGAGGATTAATAAAGCAGTTAAAGGAATAACAGGGAAAACATCTGTCGAAGAAAGTAGGGATGACAAGTCAGGAAAATCTGTAACTGGAACAGAGGATTGTATCACGAGAGATGAAAGCAACTCAACACACAAATCAGCTGTGaagttgtcaaaaaaaagaaagaataaagaGTCTGAGCCATCTGAAGCTAGGAATATTGATCCAGTGATGCAGACAGAAGGCAGGAAAAATACCAGGCAAAAATTGACTGCAAGAGGCAGAGGCCGAGGCCGAGGAAGCGAGAGACGCCAAGCTAATGGAAGAGGTCGGAGAATAAAAAGTTCATGGCTTGAAGATGGTGAAAACAGTTCTGACAGCGACTGCATTAGtgagaatgaaaaagaaaagcaagacaAAAAGTTAGGAAGACCACGTGAATTACGGAAG TCAACTCGAACTAGAAATGCTGTGAAGTACACTTCGGATGATGACGTGGAAATTGATGAACCGGGTAAAGCAAGCCACGATGAAGAAAACTGCAGCGATGAAGAGGCCGTGAAAGAACCTTTTGACGATCATCACTTAGTTGGAGATACTGCCGCTAGTACTGGTGAAAAGAACCCGCATAAGGAGGAGCACTCTAGTGGGGACTACTTTGAAATGGGAGGTGGATTCTGCTCGATTGAAGAACCTGAACTCAAAACAGATGAACCGAGTGTAGGTCAAAATGGTGATCCTTCTTTTGAAGTTGAATCATTTCAGGAATACCTTAACATGGGCGGTGGGTTTTGCTTGGACGAAGATGAAACAAAAGAGGACCCGCATAAACAGGCTTCCGAGCCAGCTACAGAGTTGGTCTCTGATGACTCTGATCCACATTGTTCTAATATTGGGGAAGAAGCTAACCCAAAGAGAAGGAAGGCAGATGCATTATATAACGAGCAGAATTCTGACCATTTAACTCCTAGAGCTAGCAATAATAGTAGCTCTCCTCCAGAAAGTATCGGACAAGATGATTCTGGGACACCACCAATGAAATCTCTGAGTGCCATGCCTTACTTGAGAAGAAAGCGAAGGAAGAGTTGA
- the LOC131304867 gene encoding DNA repair protein UVH3 isoform X2 yields MKSSLAAEDDDSFTGNASTSGVDIPFEEEDEEEEEDEDEEMVLPAMNGKVDPAVLAALPPSMQLDLLVQMRERLMAENRQKYQKVKKAPAKFSELQIQAYLKTVAFRREIDEVRKSASGKGVGGVQTSRIASEANREFLFSSSFTGDKQILTSVGGERHGEKQDQTPLQPPPSDPVESIASTKKSNAETGAVTDDTVFDDDIETYVDERGHVRVSRVRAMGMRMTRDLQRNLDLMKEIEQDTMYTNVIMGSESGFDKNAGGISRNLPDKIQLKKASYQSSDGSVHLDDRGDQSASKNLNSMEISFEDDGGHEYVDDDLFTRLVAGDTVLNSKGSVLPSEKHSCDSDSDIDWEEGVVVEKGNSSLPDVGKETKLSLAEGRINDESDVEWEDGDSTLLNCASTSLAEPSNNASKGALEEDADFQEAIRRSLEDIREQKSSDASCEDENLKEARRMAHEIKGIQENGKPVPNLPQENTLQVDKPSFEVVSGVARLEAEAGMDILSTDDSPVATSMVVDTDSIEGLLDKPFERYPKCHAELFRQDTIEGGNLLGGIGDKKSVPPIGEQGFHLVVEEVKPNAGVQMSTSTTNFGVSSEISDMVSGETPPAIAADAHVNVFEAAAHNLVVGTPQQGESSAKGLRINHDDVQKLPNKNIPDNSAEQKGDENFTLEDDKIKPMEVTEASLEEERINLSRERIDLEDEQRRLERNAESVSSEMFTECQELLQMFGLPYIIAPMEAEAQCAYMELSNLVDGVVTDDSDVFLFGAQNVYKNIFDDRKYVETYFVKDIEKELGLTREQLIRMALLLGSDYTEGVSGIGIVNAIEVMNAFPEEDGLTKFREWIESPDPTILGKLGVQTGSSSRNRGSKVGEDTVSCSNSDMDGLSAPAQTVMQAMDDIQNTKQIFMDKHRNVSKNWHIPSSFPNEAVISAYVSPQVDKSTEPFSWGKPDLFFLRKLCWEKFGWNTQKADELLLPVLKEYNKHETQLRLEAFYTFNERFAKIRSKRINKAVKGITGKTSVEESRDDKSGKSVTGTEDCITRDESNSTHKSAVKLSKKRKNKESEPSEARNIDPVMQTEGRKNTRQKLTARGRGRGRGSERRQANGRGRRIKSSWLEDGENSSDSDCISENEKEKQDKKLGRPRELRKSTRTRNAVKYTSDDDVEIDEPGKASHDEENCSDEEAVKEPFDDHHLVGDTAASTGEKNPHKEEHSSGDYFEMGGGFCSIEEPELKTDEPSVGQNGDPSFEVESFQEYLNMGGGFCLDEDETKEDPHKQASEPATELVSDDSDPHCSNIGEEANPKRRKADALYNEQNSDHLTPRASNNSSSPPESIGQDDSGTPPMKSLSAMPYLRRKRRKS; encoded by the exons ATGAAAT CATCCCTTGCGGCGGAGGATGATGATAGTTTTACTGGCAATGCATCAACCTCTGGTGTGGATATCCCATTTGAAGAAgaggacgaagaagaagaagaagacgaagacgaAGAGATGGTACTT CCAGCAATGAATGGAAAAGTTGATCCTGCCGTGTTAGCTGCTTTACCTCCATCAATGCAACTTGATCTTCTTGTTCAG ATGAGGGAGAGATTGATGGCAGAAAACAGACAAAAATATCAGAAGGTCAAAAAG GCCCCTGCGAAGTTTTCAGAATTACAAATACAGGCCTATCTAAAAACCGTTGCTTTCCGCCGGGAGATAGATGAAGTGCGAAAATCCGCTTCTGGGAAGGGAGTAGGTGGTGTCCAGACTTCGCGGATAGCCTCTGAAGCCAATAGAGAATTTCTATTCTCGTCGTCTTTCACTGGGGATAAACA AATTCTCACGTCTGTTGGCGGAGAGAGACATGGTGAGAAGCAAGATCAGACACCATTACAACCTCCTCCTTCAGACCCTGTGGAAAGCATTGCATCTACCAAGAAGTCCAACGCTGAAACTGGAGCAGTCACTGATGACACTGTATTTGATGATGATATTGAGACATATGTGGATGAGAGAGGACATGTTCGAGTCAGTCGAGTGAGAGCTATGGGAATGCGTATGACTCGAGATTTACAAAGGAATTTGGATTTAATGAAAGAGATCGAGCAAGACACAATGTACACAAATGTGATTATGGGGAGTGAGTCTGGTTTCGATAAAAATGCAGGCGGCATCTCAAGAAATCTACCTGATAAAATCCAGCTTAAAAAAGCTTCATATCAGAGTAGTGATGGATCAGTTCACTTAGATGACAGAGGTGATCAATCTGCGTCTAAAAATTTGAACTCGATGGAGATATCCTTTGAGGATGACGGTGGTCACGAATATGTTGATGATGATCTATTTACTCGTTTAGTGGCAGGAGATACAGTACTGAATTCTAAAGGTAGTGTTCTTCCTTCAGAGAAACATTCTTGTGACTCGGATTCAGATATTGATTGGGAAGAAGGGGTGGTTGTAGAGAAAGGTAATAGTTCACTTCCTGATGTTGGAAAGGAAACCAAGCTCTCTCTTGCTGAAGGTCGCATTAATGATGAGAGTGACGTGGAATGGGAGGATGGAGATTCCACTCTTCTTAATTGTGCATCCACATCTCTTGCTGAACCTAGTAATAATGCCTCCAAAGGTGCTTTGGAAGAAGATGCTGATTTTCAGGAAGCAATTAGGAGAAGTCTTGAGGATATAAGGGAACAAAAATCTAGTGATGCATCATGTGAAGATGAGAATTTAAAAGAAGCCAGAAGAATGGCTCATGAGATTAAAGGTATTCAAGAGAATGGTAAGCCTGTGCCTAACTTGCCCCAAGAGAATACTTTGCAAGTAGATAAACCATCATTTGAGGTGGTCAGTGGGGTTGCTAGGTTAGAAGCTGAGGCTGGAATGGATATTTTAAGCACAGATGATTCTCCTGTGGCAACATCAATGGTAGTTGATACTGACAGCATTGAAGGACTGCTAGACAAACCATTTGAAAGGTATCCTAAATGCCATGCTGAACTTTTTCGGCAAGATACAATTGAAGGCGGAAATTTACTTGGAGGAATTGGAGATAAGAAATCCGTCCCTCCTATTGGAGAACAGGGGTTCCACTTGGTTGTGGAGGAAGTGAAACCCAATGCTGGCGTCCAAATGTCCACCTCTACCACTAATTTTGGTGTAAGTTCTGAGATTTCGGATATGGTGTCAGGTGAAACGCCTCCTGCCATAGCTGCTGATGCTCACGTAAATGTCTTTGAAGCTGCAGCGCATAACCTGGTAGTAGGGACACCACAGCAGGGGGAATCTTCTGCTAAGGGATTAAGGATAAACCACGATGATGTACAAAAGTTGCCCAACAAAAATATTCCTGATAACAGTGCTGAGCAGAAAGGGGATGAAAATTTTACTCTTGAGGATGACAAAATAAAGCCGATGGAAGTTACAGAGGCTAGTTTGGAGGAGGAAAGGATAAATCTAAGTAGAGAGCGTATAGACCTAGAAGATGAGCAGAGAAGGCTCGAGCGTAATGCAGAGTCTGTAAGCAGTGAAATGTTTACTGAATGTCAG GAGCTTCTTCAAATGTTTGGCTTGCCATATATTATTGCACCAATGGAAGCTGAAGCTCAGTGTGCATACATGGAACTTTCAAACCTTGTAGATGGTGTGGTTACTGATGACTCTGATGTGTTCTTGTTTGGGGCACAAAATGTTTACAAGAATATATTCGATGACCGCAAATATGTTGAGACCTACTTCGTGAAG GACATTGAGAAGGAGCTTGGCCTAACACGAGAGCAACTAATCCGTATGGCCCTGCTTCTTGGGAGTGATTATACTGAAGGTGTAAG TGGGATAGGTATTGTTAATGCTATTGAAGTTATGAATGCATTTCCTGAGGAAGATGGCCTCACTAAATTTCGGGAGTGGATTGAATCACCAGATCCAACCATTTTAGGAAAGCTCGGTGTGCAAACAGGATCTAGTTCGAGGAATAGAGGGTCAAAAGTTGGTGAAGACACTGTGAGTTGCTCAAATAGCGATATGGATGGACTCTCTGCACCTGCACAGACTGTTATGCAAGCAATGGACGACATCCAGAACACGAAGCAGATCTTCATGGATAAGCAT AGAAATGTGAGCAAAAACTGGCACATTCCTTCATCTTTTCCAAATGAAGCAGTAATTTCTGCTTATGTTTCTCCACAAGTGGACAAGTCAACAGAGCCTTTCTCATGGGGGAAGCCAGATCTTTTCTTTCTTCGCAA ATTGTGTTGGGAAAAGTTTGGATGGAATACGCAGAAGGCGGATGAGTTGCTCTTACCTGTTTTGAAGGAGTACAACAAACATGAg ACTCAACTGCGGTTGGAAGCATTCTACACTTTCAATGAGAGATTTGCAAAAATTCGGAGTAAGAGGATTAATAAAGCAGTTAAAGGAATAACAGGGAAAACATCTGTCGAAGAAAGTAGGGATGACAAGTCAGGAAAATCTGTAACTGGAACAGAGGATTGTATCACGAGAGATGAAAGCAACTCAACACACAAATCAGCTGTGaagttgtcaaaaaaaagaaagaataaagaGTCTGAGCCATCTGAAGCTAGGAATATTGATCCAGTGATGCAGACAGAAGGCAGGAAAAATACCAGGCAAAAATTGACTGCAAGAGGCAGAGGCCGAGGCCGAGGAAGCGAGAGACGCCAAGCTAATGGAAGAGGTCGGAGAATAAAAAGTTCATGGCTTGAAGATGGTGAAAACAGTTCTGACAGCGACTGCATTAGtgagaatgaaaaagaaaagcaagacaAAAAGTTAGGAAGACCACGTGAATTACGGAAG TCAACTCGAACTAGAAATGCTGTGAAGTACACTTCGGATGATGACGTGGAAATTGATGAACCGGGTAAAGCAAGCCACGATGAAGAAAACTGCAGCGATGAAGAGGCCGTGAAAGAACCTTTTGACGATCATCACTTAGTTGGAGATACTGCCGCTAGTACTGGTGAAAAGAACCCGCATAAGGAGGAGCACTCTAGTGGGGACTACTTTGAAATGGGAGGTGGATTCTGCTCGATTGAAGAACCTGAACTCAAAACAGATGAACCGAGTGTAGGTCAAAATGGTGATCCTTCTTTTGAAGTTGAATCATTTCAGGAATACCTTAACATGGGCGGTGGGTTTTGCTTGGACGAAGATGAAACAAAAGAGGACCCGCATAAACAGGCTTCCGAGCCAGCTACAGAGTTGGTCTCTGATGACTCTGATCCACATTGTTCTAATATTGGGGAAGAAGCTAACCCAAAGAGAAGGAAGGCAGATGCATTATATAACGAGCAGAATTCTGACCATTTAACTCCTAGAGCTAGCAATAATAGTAGCTCTCCTCCAGAAAGTATCGGACAAGATGATTCTGGGACACCACCAATGAAATCTCTGAGTGCCATGCCTTACTTGAGAAGAAAGCGAAGGAAGAGTTGA